One Glycine soja cultivar W05 chromosome 2, ASM419377v2, whole genome shotgun sequence genomic region harbors:
- the LOC114378382 gene encoding ATP-dependent Clp protease proteolytic subunit 5, chloroplastic-like isoform X2 has translation MAHTSLFTPSSSLRFNPLLLTSTPSSSSSSRSNNLSFPALSRNLRKSVEDRKINKKSAVKAVYGDEFWTPERSSRPGIWSIRSDLQVPSSPYFPTYAQGQGPPPMVAERFQSVISQLFQYRIIRCGGAVDDDMANIIVAQLLYLDAVDPNKDIVMYVNSPGGSVTAGMAIFDTMRHIRPDVSTVCVGLAASMGAFLLSAGTKGKRYSLPNSRIMIHQPLGGAQGGQTDIDIQANEMLHHKANLNGYLAYHTGQSLDKINQDTDRDFFMSAKEAKEYGLIDGVIMNPLKALQPLEAAAEGKDRASV, from the exons ATGGCGCACACATCCCTTTTCACTCCCTCTTCCTCTCTTAGGTTCAACCCTCTTCTTCTTACCTCCAccccctcttcttcttcttcttctcgctCCAACAACCTTTCTTTCCCCGCTCTCTCcag GAACCTAAGGAAATCGGTAGAAGATAGAAAGATTAACAAAAAATCTGCTGTGAAAGCAGTGTATGGTGATGAATTTTGGACACCTGAGAGGAGTTCACGTCCGGGTATTTGGTCTATAAG GAGTGATTTGCAAGTCCCATCTTCCCCTTATTTCCCTACCTATGCACAAGGGCAAGGGCCACCCCCCATGGTTGCCGAGCGTTTCCAGAGTGTTATAAGTCAGCTTTTTCAATAT AGAATAATTCGGTGTGGTGGAGCAGTTGATGACGATATGGCAAACATCATAGTTGCTCAGCTCCTGTACCTTGATGCTGTTGATCCTAACAAG GATATTGTCATGTATGTAAATTCTCCAGGAGGGTCAGTTACAGCtg GAATGGCAATATTTGATACAATGAGGCATATCCGACCTGATGTGTCTACTGTTTGTGTTGGATTAGCGGCTAG TATGGGAGCTTTTCTGCTGAGTGCAGGGACAAAAG GAAAGAGATACAGCTTGCCAAATTCAAGGATAATGATTCATCAACCGCTTGGTGGTGCTCAAGGAGGGCAAACTGACATAGATATTCAG GCTAATGAAATGCTGCATCACAAGGCAAATCTGAATGGATATCTCGCCTATCATACCGGCCAAAGTTTAGATAAGATCAACCAGGATACAGACCGTGACTTTTTCATGAGTGCAAAAGAAGCCAAGGAATATGGACTCATAGATGGAGTCATTATGAATCCTCTCAAAGCTCTCCAGCCATTAGAGGCTGCAGCAGAAGGTAAAGATCGGGCTAGTGTTTGA
- the LOC114378336 gene encoding proline-rich receptor-like protein kinase PERK3, whose translation MLLLVVSTALTGALKWLLVLLSCMVWFVVDYGACGRALQLEAPSLSPAAAPVVAVDDLPLPTNAHGLKHLPAPIPSRANFTKGRGELQPPVSGFKNIAPMHPIADAIPSALAQPPLSPYVSDCCKQDMVWKRGSEVCHCAYPIKLDLLLLNVSENPDQNAFLNGLATQLELQTTQIEIIKFYLLSLSTLNISMDITPHKGISFSAEEAAKINSLLLLHKVQLDRRFVGDYKVINITWFKPPPHSPAPTISTSPMKAPQRRAPTATLSSTSDRGRRSNLLLILGIVTGILFISIVCVLILCLCTMRPKTKTPPTETEKPRIESAVSAVGSLPHPTSTRFIAYEELKEATNNFEPASVLGEGGFGRVYKGVLNDGTAVAIKRLTSGGQQGDKEFLVEVEMLSRLHHRNLVKLVGYYSNRDSSQNLLCYELVPNGSLEAWLHGPLGINCPLDWDTRMKIALDAARGLAYMHEDSQPCVIHRDFKASNILLENNFHAKVADFGLAKQAPEGRANYLSTRVMGTFGYVAPEYAMTGHLLVKSDVYSYGVVLLELLIGRKPVDMSQPSGQENLVTWARPILRDKDSLEELADPRLGGRYPKEDFVRVCTIAAACVAPEASQRPAMGEVVQSLKMVQRVTESHDPVLASSNTRPNLRQSSTTYDSDGTSSMFSSGPYSGLSTFDYHNISRTAVFSEDLHEGR comes from the exons ATGTTGCTGCTCGTCGTTTCCACCGCTTTAACCG GTGCGTTGAAATGGTTGCTTGTGTTGCTATCTTGCATGGTGTGGTTTGTGGTTGATTATGGTGCGTGTGGCAGAGCACTGCAGCTGGAAGCACCTTCTTTGTCTCCAGCTGCAGCACCTGTTGTTGCTGTTGATGATCTGCCACTGCCGACGAATGCTCATGGGTTAAAGCATTTGCCTGCACCGATTCCGTCACGCGCCAATTTCACCAAAGGGAGAGGAGAATTACAGCCCCCGGTTTCCGGGTTTAAGAATATTGCCCCTATGCATCCCATTGCTGATGCTATTCCTTCTGCTCTCGCTCAGCCACCATTGTCCCCTTATGTTTCCg ATTGTTGCAAACAAGACATGGTGTGGAAACGTGGCAGTGAGGTTTGCCACTGTGCTTATCCCATAAAGCTAGACCTACTTCTTTTGAATGTCTCTGAAAACCCCGACCAGAATGCTTTTCTCAATGGTTTGGCCACCCAACTTGAGCTGCAGACTACCcaaattgaaattattaaattttatctacTCAGCTTATCGACGTTGAATATATCAATGGATATCACTCCACATAAAGGGATCAGTTTCTCGGCCGAGGAAGCAGCTAAAATAAACTCATTGCTTTTACTGCATAAGGTTCAACTAGACCGCAGATTTGTGGGCGACTACAAAGTAATCAATATAACCTGGTTTAAACCTCCACCTCATTCTCCAG CTCCTACAATTTCTACATCACCTATGAAAGCTCCCCAGAGACGAGCACCTACAGCTACATTGTCGAGTACTTCAGACAGGGGAAGGCGTTCAAACTTGCTTCTTATTCTTGGAATTGTCACTGGCATACTCTTCATTTCCATTGTATGTGTACTTATACTTTGCTTATGCACAATGAggccaaaaacaaaaacacctcCCACAGAAACTG AAAAGCCAAGGATTGAAAGTGCAGTTTCTGCTGTTGGGTCTCTTCCCCACCCAACCAGTACCCGCTTTATTGCTTATGAAGAACTTAAAGAAgcaacaaataattttgaacCAGCAAGTGTACTTGGAGAAGGAGGTTTTGGTAGAGTTTATAAAGGTGTCTTAAATGATGGAACTGCTGTTGCAATTAAGAGACTTACTAGTGGAGGGCAACAAGGTGATAAAGAATTTTTAGTTGAGGTTGAGATGCTTAGCCGGTTGCATCATCGTAACCTTGTAAAACTAGTGGGATACTATAGCAACCGTGACTCATCACAAAATCTACTTTGCTACGAGCTTGTCCCAAATGGAAGCTTGGAGGCCTGGCTTCATG GTCCGCTGGGAATAAATTGCCCTTTGGATTGGGACACTAGAATGAAGATCGCCCTTGATGCTGCAAGAGGACTTGCATACATGCATGAAGATTCACAGCCCTGTGTAATACACAGAGATTTCAAGGCATCTAACATATTGCTTGAAAACAACTTTCATGCTAAAGTTGCAGATTTTGGTCTAGCTAAACAGGCACCTGAAGGCAGAGCTAATTATCTATCTACTAGAGTCATGGGCACATTTGG GTATGTAGCGCCTGAATATGCTATGACTGGACACCTGCTAGTTAAAAGCGATGTTTATAGCTACGGCGTTGTCTTGCTGGAACTGTTGATCGGAAGGAAACCAGTGGATATGTCACAGCCATCTGGACAAGAAAACCTTGTTACTTGG GCAAGGCCAATTCTTAGAGATAAGGACAGCTTGGAAGAACTTGCTGATCCAAGGCTTGGGGGAAGGTACCCAAAGGAAGATTTTGTACGTGTTTGCACTATTGCTGCAGCCTGTGTTGCTCCTGAAGCAAGCCAACGACCTGCAATGGGTGAAGTGGTACAATCACTTAAAATGGTGCAGCGGGTCACAGAATCTCATGATCCTGTGTTAGCGTCATCCAATACACGGCCCAACCTGAGACAGTCCTCTACCACTTACGATTCTGATGGGACATCTTCAATGTTTTCTTCAGGTCCTTACTCTGGTCTAAGTACCTTTGACTATCACAACATTTCGAGAACGGCTGTTTTCTCTGAAGATCTTCATGAAGGACGATGA
- the LOC114369325 gene encoding uncharacterized protein LOC114369325: MDHLRFNKTTLVLIGTLSCLLLSITAVPSTRVLELAPSEAPTAEPIASGISLFDNLLAKESSPMILKFCTGTENPTLCAETIAPYLTGTFDPIQALETEINATLEKAEEIAGNIKKMLDDPTTTKNAMDALGICQSQYDNILDNIKETVELVGNQNVVDAWYRFSSVLSYKEACEDAFKESPGVDMPFPEDNTKLFQLSGNCLAVMDGIVNNHKM, from the coding sequence ATGGATCACTTGAGATTCAACAAAACCACCCTTGTCCTCATCGGAACCCTCTCTTGCCTCCTCCTGTCCATCACTGCCGTCCCCTCAACTCGCGTCTTGGAACTCGCTCCCAGCGAAGCCCCCACCGCGGAGCCTATAGCCTCCGGCATCAGCCTCTTCGACAATCTTCTTGCCAAGGAATCAAGCCCCATGATTCTGAAATTCTGCACCGGCACCGAGAACCCCACCCTCTGCGCCGAAACCATTGCACCATACCTAACCGGCACATTCGACCCGATCCAGGCGCTAGAGACCGAGATCAACGCGACCCTGGAGAAGGCGGAGGAGATCGCCGGCAACATCAAGAAGATGCTAGACGACCCGACCACGACGAAGAACGCCATGGACGCGTTGGGCATCTGCCAGTCGCAGTACGATAACATTCTAGATAACATAAAGGAGACTGTGGAGTTGGTGGGGAACCAGAACGTGGTGGATGCTTGGTACAGGTTCAGCTCTGTCCTTTCGTACAAAGAAGCATGCGAGGATGCTTTCAAAGAGTCTCCCGGGGTCGACATGCCCTTCCCTGAAGATAACACCAAGCTGTTCCAGTTGAGCGGCAATTGCCTCGCCGTCATGGACGGCATTGTTAACAATCACAAGATGTAA
- the LOC114378342 gene encoding uncharacterized protein LOC114378342 isoform X2, which translates to MHLSLSHTDPTPPQVREAANLAKEVCRSTIQSCRFVVPSHLHGHRHWSSALTFGTSRQSTSSSIQIHSAKKLSQKLEVPPSILPSLNQPSQSTISFFYFLFFSCLGIQYDSSVLLVIVQVLLTFSLDPISLPLPNAKRLNGNSSREMVTLFGLVIAQARLWL; encoded by the exons ATgcatctctctctttctcacaCTGACCCAACTCCACCACAAGTTAGAGAAGCCGCAAATCTAGCCAAAGAAGTTTGTAGATCTACCATTCAAAGTTGCAGATTTGTCGTCCCCTCCCACCTCCATGGTCATCGTCATTGGAGTTCAGCGCTAACTTTTGGAACATCGCGCCAGAGTACGTCGTCGTCGATTCAAATTCACAGTGCAAAAAAGCTGTCACAAAAGTTAGAAGTTCCACCATCAATTCTCCCCTCACTAAATCAGCCTTCACAATCGAcaatctctttcttttattttcttttcttttcgtgTTTAGGGATTCAATATGATTCCTCTGTGCTTCTTGTTATTGTGCAGGTGTTACTCACATTTTCTTTGGATCCAATTTCGTTACCGTTACCAAATGCAAAGAGGTTGAACGGGAATTCTTCAAG GGAAATGGTTACTTTGTTCGGTTTGGTAATTGCTCAGGCAAGATTGTGGTTATAG
- the LOC114378382 gene encoding ATP-dependent Clp protease proteolytic subunit 5, chloroplastic-like isoform X1 has protein sequence MAHTSLFTPSSSLRFNPLLLTSTPSSSSSSRSNNLSFPALSSLALICRNLRKSVEDRKINKKSAVKAVYGDEFWTPERSSRPGIWSIRSDLQVPSSPYFPTYAQGQGPPPMVAERFQSVISQLFQYRIIRCGGAVDDDMANIIVAQLLYLDAVDPNKDIVMYVNSPGGSVTAGMAIFDTMRHIRPDVSTVCVGLAASMGAFLLSAGTKGKRYSLPNSRIMIHQPLGGAQGGQTDIDIQANEMLHHKANLNGYLAYHTGQSLDKINQDTDRDFFMSAKEAKEYGLIDGVIMNPLKALQPLEAAAEGKDRASV, from the exons ATGGCGCACACATCCCTTTTCACTCCCTCTTCCTCTCTTAGGTTCAACCCTCTTCTTCTTACCTCCAccccctcttcttcttcttcttctcgctCCAACAACCTTTCTTTCCCCGCTCTCTCcag CCTTGCTTTGATTTGCAGGAACCTAAGGAAATCGGTAGAAGATAGAAAGATTAACAAAAAATCTGCTGTGAAAGCAGTGTATGGTGATGAATTTTGGACACCTGAGAGGAGTTCACGTCCGGGTATTTGGTCTATAAG GAGTGATTTGCAAGTCCCATCTTCCCCTTATTTCCCTACCTATGCACAAGGGCAAGGGCCACCCCCCATGGTTGCCGAGCGTTTCCAGAGTGTTATAAGTCAGCTTTTTCAATAT AGAATAATTCGGTGTGGTGGAGCAGTTGATGACGATATGGCAAACATCATAGTTGCTCAGCTCCTGTACCTTGATGCTGTTGATCCTAACAAG GATATTGTCATGTATGTAAATTCTCCAGGAGGGTCAGTTACAGCtg GAATGGCAATATTTGATACAATGAGGCATATCCGACCTGATGTGTCTACTGTTTGTGTTGGATTAGCGGCTAG TATGGGAGCTTTTCTGCTGAGTGCAGGGACAAAAG GAAAGAGATACAGCTTGCCAAATTCAAGGATAATGATTCATCAACCGCTTGGTGGTGCTCAAGGAGGGCAAACTGACATAGATATTCAG GCTAATGAAATGCTGCATCACAAGGCAAATCTGAATGGATATCTCGCCTATCATACCGGCCAAAGTTTAGATAAGATCAACCAGGATACAGACCGTGACTTTTTCATGAGTGCAAAAGAAGCCAAGGAATATGGACTCATAGATGGAGTCATTATGAATCCTCTCAAAGCTCTCCAGCCATTAGAGGCTGCAGCAGAAGGTAAAGATCGGGCTAGTGTTTGA
- the LOC114378342 gene encoding uncharacterized protein LOC114378342 isoform X1: MHLSLSHTDPTPPQVREAANLAKEVCRSTIQSCRFVVPSHLHGHRHWSSALTFGTSRQSTSSSIQIHSAKKLSQKLEVPPSILPSLNQPSQSTISFFYFLFFSCLGIQYDSSVLLVIVQVLLTFSLDPISLPLPNAKRLNGNSSRFLDKAALQLKEGKWLLCSVW; encoded by the exons ATgcatctctctctttctcacaCTGACCCAACTCCACCACAAGTTAGAGAAGCCGCAAATCTAGCCAAAGAAGTTTGTAGATCTACCATTCAAAGTTGCAGATTTGTCGTCCCCTCCCACCTCCATGGTCATCGTCATTGGAGTTCAGCGCTAACTTTTGGAACATCGCGCCAGAGTACGTCGTCGTCGATTCAAATTCACAGTGCAAAAAAGCTGTCACAAAAGTTAGAAGTTCCACCATCAATTCTCCCCTCACTAAATCAGCCTTCACAATCGAcaatctctttcttttattttcttttcttttcgtgTTTAGGGATTCAATATGATTCCTCTGTGCTTCTTGTTATTGTGCAGGTGTTACTCACATTTTCTTTGGATCCAATTTCGTTACCGTTACCAAATGCAAAGAGGTTGAACGGGAATTCTTCAAG GTTTCTTGACAAGGCAGCTCTACAATTGAAAGAAG GGAAATGGTTACTTTGTTCGGTTTGGTAA
- the LOC114378342 gene encoding uncharacterized protein LOC114378342 isoform X3, whose product MHLSLSHTDPTPPQVREAANLAKEVCRSTIQSCRFVVPSHLHGHRHWSSALTFGTSRQSVTHIFFGSNFVTVTKCKEVEREFFKGNGYFVRFGNCSGKIVVIAP is encoded by the exons ATgcatctctctctttctcacaCTGACCCAACTCCACCACAAGTTAGAGAAGCCGCAAATCTAGCCAAAGAAGTTTGTAGATCTACCATTCAAAGTTGCAGATTTGTCGTCCCCTCCCACCTCCATGGTCATCGTCATTGGAGTTCAGCGCTAACTTTTGGAACATCGCGCCAGA GTGTTACTCACATTTTCTTTGGATCCAATTTCGTTACCGTTACCAAATGCAAAGAGGTTGAACGGGAATTCTTCAAG GGAAATGGTTACTTTGTTCGGTTTGGTAATTGCTCAGGCAAGATTGTGGTTATAGCTCCCTAA